A genome region from Coffea arabica cultivar ET-39 chromosome 7e, Coffea Arabica ET-39 HiFi, whole genome shotgun sequence includes the following:
- the LOC113701674 gene encoding ATP-dependent Clp protease proteolytic subunit 3, chloroplastic-like encodes MERGCLGFTTAPAHSMPTTFPHPNNSFSKQFHQLVPSPSTTVSTIKQNISSKSISSRRIRNGFSVRASKQAFSAASSGNNLSSNWDISNYSAAPSLLPRFEELDTTNMLLRQRIVFLGSQIDDATADFVISQLLFLDAEDNKKDIKLFINSPGGSVTAGMGIYDAMKLCKADVSTICMGLAASMGAFLLACGSKGKRFCMPNARVMIHQPLGTAGGKATEMSIRIREMAYHKIKLNKILSRVTGKPEEQIDVDTDRDYFMNPWEAKEYGLVDAVIDDGKPGLVAPIIDATPPPKTRVWDLWKIEGSRKARKNLPSEEKIFQNGYVGGENEEGRGTEQREEAPTQS; translated from the exons ATGGAAAGGGGTTGTCTTGGCTTCACAACAGCCCCGGCACATTCAATGCCAACAACTTTCCCCCATCCAAACAATTCTTTTTCAAAACAATTCCATCAATTAGTCCCTTCTCCATCGACAACTGTAAGCACAATAAAGCAGAATATTAGTTCCAAGAGCATAAGTAGTAGAAGAATAAGAAATGGGTTTTCTGTTAGAGCATCAAAGCAGGCCTTTTCTGCTGCTAGCTCCGGAAATAATTTATCCAGCAACTGGGATATCTCCAATTACTCTGCTGCACCTTCTTTGCTGCCCAGATTTGAAGAACTCGATACCACCAATATGCTTCTTCGCCAGAGGATTGTTTTCTTGGGTTCTCAG ATTGACGATGCTACTGCAGATTTTGTCATTAGCCAGCTATTGTTTCTTGATGCTGAAGACAATAAAAAGGACATTAAATTGTTCATCAATTCGCCTGGGGGCTCTGTTACTGCTG GTATGGGAATATATGATGCTATGAAATTGTGCAAGGCTGATGTTTCTACAATCTGCATGGGGCTTGCTGCTTCCATGGGTGCATTTCTCCTTGCATGTGGTAGTAAAGGGAAGAGATTCTGCATGCCAAATGCAAGGGTGATGATCCACCAGCCTCTTGGAACTGCAGGAGGCAAA GCAACAGAGATGAGCATAAGGATACGAGAAATGGCGTACCACAAAATCAAATTGAACAAAATACTATCAAGAGTCACTGGAAAGCCTGAAGAGCAG ATTGATGTGGATACTGATCGGGATTACTTCATGAATCCTTGGGAGGCAAAGGAGTATGGTTTAGTTGATGCAGTGATTGATGATGGCAAACCAGGATTAGTTGCACCGATTATAGATGCCACACCTCCACCCAAAACCCGGGTGTGGGATTTATGGAAAATTGAAGGTAGTAGGAAAGCCAGGAAGAACTTGCCCTCagaagagaaaattttccagaatggATATGTTGGTGGTGAAAATGAGGAGGGCCGAGGCACAGAACAGAGAGAAGAAGCGCCAACTCAGTCATGA
- the LOC113702492 gene encoding E3 ubiquitin-protein ligase SINA-like 7, producing MARFSLGDEADERERSDPSSSSSRPTPKRQKLTVSPQPQPSQPAVDAPIQTNDLVQVVEGDAEEEEEEESEYEIEAEEEGSEYEDQEEEDDDEDDDDDQEEDDRILQPQPEVNGDGNRDGPISVTLTDPDVLDCPICIEPLSIPVFQCENGHIACSSCCLKIRNKCPSCSWPIGYNRCRAIEKVLESVKVSCRNIKYGCTQMVRYCNKHEHENTCILAPCSCPLLDCNFVGSAWQLYSHFKLRHPASGNTFLLGKPFSISLEKSQRSIILREGDGNIIFILNNFNERHGSAINIVRIAPLGSGTRFSYDLTVKDGDTSIRLQSSVESIRKWVDCAPAKKFLLVPCYYTSNCGQLKLDVCIRAEQSCSRSSGNNMKFLFTRAD from the exons ATGGCGAGATTCTCTCTGGGAGATGAAGCGGATGAACGAGAAAGGTCCGATCCCAGCAGCAGCAGCTCCAGACCCACCCCTAAGAGGCAAAAACTCACAGTCTCGCCGCAACCCCAACCATCCCAGCCAGCGGTGGATGCACCTATACAAACAAATGATTTAGTTCAAGTAGTGGAAGGGGACgcagaggaagaggaagaagaagagtctGAATATGAAATTGAAGCCGAGGAAGAAGGGTCTGAGTACGAAgaccaagaagaagaagacgatGACGAAGATGACGACGATGATCAGGAGGAAGACGACCGGATTCTGCAGCCGCAGCCTGAGGTAAACGGGGACGGCAATAGAGATGGGCCCATTTCCGTTACCCTTACTGACCCGGATGTATTGGATTGCCCTATCTGCATTGAGCCCCTCAGCATCCCTGTTTTTCAg TGCGAGAATGGGCATATAGCATGCAGCTCTTGCTGCTTAAAGATTCGTAACAAGTGTCCATCCTGCTCTTGGCCAATCGGGTACAACCGATGCCGAGCCATTGAGAAAGTGCTTGAATCGGTGAAAGTGTCATGCAGAAACATTAAGTATGGGTGCACGCAGATGGTGAGATACTGTAATAAGCATGAACATGAGAATACATGCATTCTTGCACCTTGTTCATGTCCTCTTCTTGACTGCAACTTTGTTGGCTCTGCCTGGCAATTATATTCACATTttaagctaagacatccagcttcTGGCAACACTTTCCTTTTGGGCAAGCCCTTCTCTATTTCTTTGGAGAAAAGCCAAAGGTCTATAATTCTTCGAGAGGGTGATGGAAATATTATCTTTATCCTGAATAACTTCAACGAACGACATGGAAGTGCAATAAATATTGTTCGTATTGCACCGTTAGGATCAGGTACTCGGTTTTCTTATGATCTTACTGTTAAAGACGGGGATACATCTATTAGACTGCAATCTTCCGTAGAAAGCATCCGAAAGTGGGTTGATTGCGCTCCTGCAAAGAAGTTTCTTCTGGTTCCATGCTATTATACCAGTAATTGTGGACAGCTTAAGTTGGACGTATGCATACGGGCCGAACAATCTTGTTCTCGCTCAAGTGGTAATAACATGAAGTTCTTGTTTACCAGGGCTGATTGA
- the LOC113701675 gene encoding uncharacterized protein isoform X2 codes for MANINKNEPSTAPLPDRWYNLTLGSSFKDHQPSSKFCTLRYEFKPASIDKNQPGTLHKNKDNRITVEFQNNQAGKPKVTFEGSSEDYKENDAVLFFDGESFRLERLHRAVKRLRHVRLPGESASAAVAAAAAAGSSSASGGPAVEAGSPPVAKGNKLPFNKTTIPAVPVEVERIEIGGFKSSDAKPRNEKVDDHPPVQENESNASPDKMDDLVEQLDILNDDDDDVANGGNNDVKECHTGIDINIPHQNDTDDEIADVDASDDEADKGRNAAEALRAQVNAEEREEQTSSSSGSSGSESSRSGSGSGSGSGSGSSSSDSESSDDDSVNSI; via the exons atggCAAACATCAATAAAAACGAGCCCAGCACGGCCCCACTGCCCGATCGATGGTACAATTTAACCCTAGGCTCCTCATTCAAAGACCACCAGCCTTCTTCCAAGTTCTGCACTTTACGAT ATGAATTTAAACCCGCATCAATTGATAAGAATCAACCGGGAACATTGCACAAGAACAAGGACAATAGAATTACGgttgaatttcaaaacaatcAAGCAGGGAAGCCCAAGGTCACGTTTGAGGGCAGCAGTGAGGATTACAAGGAGAACGACGCCGTTTTGTTCTTCGACGGTGAGTCTTTTCGGCTTGAGCGTCTCCACCGGGCGGTCAAGCGGCTGAGGCATGTAAGGCTGCCTGGGGAATCTGCGTCTGCTGCTGTGGCGGCGGCAGCGGCTGCTGGTAGTTCGTCGGCTTCAGGTGGACCAGCTGTTGAGGCTGGCTCGCCGCCTGTTGCAAAGGGGAATAAATTGCCTTTCAACAAAACCACAATTCCGGCTGTCCCG GTTGAGGTGGAAAGGATTGAAATTGGAGGGTTCAAAAGCTCAG ATGCAAAACCCAGGAATGAGAAAGTTGATGACCATCCTCCTgttcaagaaaatgaatcaaatgCATCACCTGACAAGATGGATGATCTGGTGGAACAATTGGATATATTGAATGACGATGATGATGATGTAGCAAATGGAGGAAATAATGACGTGAAAGAGTGTCATACAGGAATCGATATTAATATACCGCATCAAAATGATACAGATGATGAGATAGCTGATGTGGATGCTAGTGATGATGAAGCTGATAAGGGACGTAATGCTGCAGAAGCCCTTCGAGCACAGGTGAATGCAGAGGAAAGGGAGGAGCAAACTTCAAGCTCTAGCGGTAGTAGCGGGAGCGAGAGCAGTAGAAGCGGAAGTGGGAGTGGAAGTGGCAGTGGGAGTGGGAGCAGCAGTAGTGATAGTGAAAGCAGTGACGATGACTCAGTTAATTCTATTTGA
- the LOC113701490 gene encoding uncharacterized protein: protein MRTRIGGGSCYSLSIGIAPTCFSLFRGNQRNIHQTLVFLRSDRDFTSEKPLPGKYSIQCSEKQSQNVLRTCKNCKTQFDPLLNHPRACRFHTAHFGGETKRKFESVYTGGTMDTPDSGMVFQYWHCCGSEDPFDPGCTAAPHASYDD from the exons ATGAGAACCCGAATAGGAGGAGGATCCTGTTACAGTTTATCAATAGGAATTGCACCAAcatgcttttctctttttcgtGGAAACCAAAGAAATATCCATCAGACTCTTGTTTTCCTGAGGTCAGACCGAGATTTTACTTCAGAGAAGCCATTGCCCGGAAAATACTCTATCCAATGCTCAGAAAAGCAATCCCAGAATGTACTTAGAACCTGCAAAAATTGCAAGACCCAATTCGACCCTTTGCTCAATCACCCCCGTGCTTGCCGTTTTCACACTGCTCATTTCGGAG gagaaacaaagaggaagtttgAGAGTGTATATACTGGGGGAACTATGGACACCCCAGACTCTGGGATGGTCTTTCAATACTGGCATTGCTGTGGTTCTGAAGACCCCTTTGACCCCGGTTGTACTGCTGCACCACATGCTTCATATGATGATTAA
- the LOC113701675 gene encoding uncharacterized protein isoform X1, with product MANINKNEPSTAPLPDRWYNLTLGSSFKDHQPSSKFCTLRYEFKPASIDKNQPGTLHKNKDNRITVEFQNNQAGKPKVTFEGSSEDYKENDAVLFFDGESFRLERLHRAVKRLRHVRLPGESASAAVAAAAAAGSSSASGGPAVEAGSPPVAKGNKLPFNKTTIPAVPVEVERIEIGGFKSSGADAKPRNEKVDDHPPVQENESNASPDKMDDLVEQLDILNDDDDDVANGGNNDVKECHTGIDINIPHQNDTDDEIADVDASDDEADKGRNAAEALRAQVNAEEREEQTSSSSGSSGSESSRSGSGSGSGSGSGSSSSDSESSDDDSVNSI from the exons atggCAAACATCAATAAAAACGAGCCCAGCACGGCCCCACTGCCCGATCGATGGTACAATTTAACCCTAGGCTCCTCATTCAAAGACCACCAGCCTTCTTCCAAGTTCTGCACTTTACGAT ATGAATTTAAACCCGCATCAATTGATAAGAATCAACCGGGAACATTGCACAAGAACAAGGACAATAGAATTACGgttgaatttcaaaacaatcAAGCAGGGAAGCCCAAGGTCACGTTTGAGGGCAGCAGTGAGGATTACAAGGAGAACGACGCCGTTTTGTTCTTCGACGGTGAGTCTTTTCGGCTTGAGCGTCTCCACCGGGCGGTCAAGCGGCTGAGGCATGTAAGGCTGCCTGGGGAATCTGCGTCTGCTGCTGTGGCGGCGGCAGCGGCTGCTGGTAGTTCGTCGGCTTCAGGTGGACCAGCTGTTGAGGCTGGCTCGCCGCCTGTTGCAAAGGGGAATAAATTGCCTTTCAACAAAACCACAATTCCGGCTGTCCCG GTTGAGGTGGAAAGGATTGAAATTGGAGGGTTCAAAAGCTCAG GTGCAGATGCAAAACCCAGGAATGAGAAAGTTGATGACCATCCTCCTgttcaagaaaatgaatcaaatgCATCACCTGACAAGATGGATGATCTGGTGGAACAATTGGATATATTGAATGACGATGATGATGATGTAGCAAATGGAGGAAATAATGACGTGAAAGAGTGTCATACAGGAATCGATATTAATATACCGCATCAAAATGATACAGATGATGAGATAGCTGATGTGGATGCTAGTGATGATGAAGCTGATAAGGGACGTAATGCTGCAGAAGCCCTTCGAGCACAGGTGAATGCAGAGGAAAGGGAGGAGCAAACTTCAAGCTCTAGCGGTAGTAGCGGGAGCGAGAGCAGTAGAAGCGGAAGTGGGAGTGGAAGTGGCAGTGGGAGTGGGAGCAGCAGTAGTGATAGTGAAAGCAGTGACGATGACTCAGTTAATTCTATTTGA